The stretch of DNA ACCGATCATCGTCAGCCCACCGAGGGCGAGGACGACTCGCAACACGACGATCACAGGACCTCCACTCGCCGCAGCCACTTCGTCTGCATCACGCCCGGCCGGTTGGGAGCGATCAAGCGGCACGGGAAGCCGTGATCGGGGTGCAGCGGTTCGCCGCCGAGCCGCAACGCCAGCAATGTCAGCGGGTCGGCGGCGTGCGTAGGCGCGACCACGCTCGACGAGTACGGCCCGGCGGCTTCCAGCGACGACACGCGCACCTGCGCGTCCGCGGGGGCGCCGACCGCGCGCAGCACGTCGGCGAGCCGCACTCCGCTCCAGACCGCCTGCTGGCTCCAGCCCTCCACGCAAGCGATCGGCAGCTCTGCCGTGAACTGCGTAAATGACTCCAGTTCAGGGAGGCTGAAGGTACGCACCCCGCGCGGGCCGCGGACTTCCAGCCGCCAGCCGGTGTCCTGCGCGGAGTCGAGCACCCCGGCCGCGGCGGCGGTCCGGTTCACCGGCAGGCCCTGCGCTCCGAGCCGGGAGCGAGTGCCCAGCACCGCCACCTCGCGTAACCAGGGCACCGTCATCCCCGCGGTGACCGTGACCGCGGTGCCGACCGACAGCGCTGTCACCCCCAGAAAGCCCCTCCGGCTCACGAGCCGGCCCGGGCCGCGTTGCGCGGCGGGCTCGCGCGGCTCGCCCAGCGCCCGCCGGAACACCGGGATCTTCACCGCCGCGTGCAGCAGCAGCGACCCCACGGCGATCCAGCCCACGGCGAAGTGCACCTGCGGGAAGTAGAAGTTCCACGGGTAGTTCTGCGCGATGTTGAACAGGCCGGTCAGCAGCTCGAACGAAGCCGAAGTCACCAGCACCAGCAGCGACAGCCGCTCCAGCAGGTGCGGCAGCGAACGCACCACCGGGCGCTCGAACAACTTCGGCGCCACGCTCCACAGCTTCGCGGCCAGCAGCGGGATCGCCGCGATTCCGCTGATCACGTGCACGCCCTGGGTGACGCGGTATAGGTTGACCGGCCGCGACGGCCAGTGGAACCAGCCCGGCGGGTGCTGGATCCCGTGGCTGATCAGGCCGGTGATCATGCACAGGCCGAAGGTCACCGCCAGCCACATCCCCAGGTGGCCCGCGGTGACCGGTTCCCGTCCCGCTCTCGTCATGGCACCTTCCGCGATATCGGCCCGGCAGTTTCGGGCTCTCCTGGTTGTTCGGAGACCTCGCGGATGGCGATTGCGACAGAACGGCGTGTTCGCGGCTGGTGTCCACATCGGACGGACGGCGCGCTCGGGACGCCGATCACCGCATGACGCGCGCCATGTCCCGCACGGCCCGGGTGGTGCCCTTCACCGAGCCGGTCACCTTGGACCGGGTTCCGGCGGTGCGGGGGCGGTAGTCGATCGGCAGCTCGGCGACCCGCCAGCCCGCCTGCTGCGCGCGGAGCAGCAGCTCCAGCGGATAGCCGAACGCACGGTCCTGCACGCCCAGGTCCAGCAGCTCCTGCCGCCGGGCGCAGCGCACCGGGCCGATGTCGTGCACCGGCAGACCCCGGCGGCGCAACAGCCCGGCGAGCACGGCGTTGCCCGCTTGCGCGTGCCACGGCCAGGCTCCGCGGGTGGTCGGGACGCGGCGGCCCACGGACAGGTCGGCGGTGCCGGAACGCACGCGCTCCACCAGCTCGGGCAGCACCGCCGCGTCCATCGAGCCGTCCGCGTCCAGGAAGCACACGATCTCCGCATCGGCCGCTTCCAGGCCCGTGTGCACCGCGGCGCCGTAGCCGCGCCGCGTCTCGTGCAGGACTTGCGCGCCGTGGTCCGCGGCGACTTCGGGCGATCCGTCGGCGGAGCCGTTGTCCACCACGATCGCCCGGTAGTCGCCGGGAATCGCGGCCAGCACGCCGGGCAGCGCGGCGGCCTCGTCCAGGCAGGGCAGGATCACGTTCACGGAACTCATGCCGACCAAGCTAGAGCCATCGGCGATCGTGAGTTACCGCGGGACGGTCCAGCCACCTTCGAGCGCGGCGCGGCGTGGCCCGCTGCGTCGCGTCGCGAGCGGCTGCCTGCCTCGTCCGATCGGCGTCGGCGCGGCCCGTTTCCGCAGGTGAGCGTGCTCATCGCAGCACCGGGAACACCGGGCTGCCCGCGCGCCCGGTGGCGACGTCGATGAAGTTCACCGGGTCCGCGATGCCCGCGAGCAGCGCGACGGTGTCCCGAACCGGGGCACCGGCCATCGGCCCCGGCACGTCCAGCTCCAGCGCGGCGGCCATGTCGAAGTAGTGCACGACCGCCTCCATCAGCGCCAGCCGCAGCGCTTCGCCGATCTGCACGGTTCCGTGCCCGCCGTAGTCGAAGTTCCGGCTCAGGTCCCGGGCGCGCATGTCCGCGAGCACTTCGGGCGCCACGGTGGCGAACTGCTCGACCAAGTCGCCCATCGACCGGTCCTCGGTGCTGCGCACCGCGGCGTCGCGGATCGAATCGGCTCCGGTCTCGGCGATGCCGCCCGGTTGTTGGAGGTGACGCAGCAGCGATGCCGCGTCCGGGAAGCTCGGAGCCGCCGACGCGGTCTCGCTGCGGATCACCGCTGCGAGCGTCGCAGGCGCGTCGGCGTAGTGCGCGTAGACGTGCCGCACGTTCCAGCCGTCGAGCCTCGTCGGCGTGTCCCACCGAGCGTCCGGCAACGACTTGCCCAGTTCCGCCCAGCCGCGCCACGCCTGGCCCAACGCATCCAGGATCATGGTTCCCCCATTCCGTCCCGCCGTCATTGGAGCACGTCCGCGGCTTCGGCCGGGTGCGATTCGGTGGGAGAACCGGTGGCGAGCCACTGCACGGTCCCGGCGGCGCGCAATGCGCACGGGGGCTTTCGGGGCTCGCCGTTGCTCGGCGAGCCCCGCGGCAGCAAGCCCGAAGCGGTCAGGCCAGCGACGGCGCCACGCCGCCGTCGACGCGCAGTGCCGCGCCGCTGCTGGCCGAGCCCGCTTCGGAACCCGCGTACAGCACCAGGTTCGCGACCTCTTCCGGCCGGATCAGGCGGCCCAGCAGCGAACTCGGCCGCTCCTGCGCGATGAACCGCCGCTCGGCCTCCTCGAACGGCACGTCCGAGCCGATCCGGCTGCGGATGAACTCCTCCACGCCCGGAGTCAGCGTCGGGCCGGGCAGCACGCTGTTCACGGTGACGCCGCTGCCCGCGACCTCTTGCGCCATGCCGCGTGCGACGGACAGCTGGGCGGTCTTGGTCATCCCGTAGTGCACCATCTCGGTCGGGATGAAGATCGACGACTCGCTGCTGATGAAGATCACCCGGCCCCAGCCGCGCTGCACCATCCGCGGCGTGTAGTGCCGCGCGAGCCGCACCCCGGACAGCACGTTGACCTCGAAGAACCGGCTCCACTCCGCATCGCTGATCTCGAAGACGGGCTCGGCGCCGAAGATCCCGGCGTTGTTCACCAGCACGTCCACGTCGGGCAGCTCGGAGATCAGCGAGTCGGCGCCTTCCGCGGTACCGATGTCGGCGGCGATGCCCCGCACGGTGCCGCCGGTCTCCGCGCGGATCGTCGCCACGGTGTCGTCGACCCGTTGCTCGGAACGCCCGTTGACCACGACCTCGGCGCCCGCGCGGGCGAAGGTGGTGGCGATGGCTTGGCCGATGCCGCTGGTCGAGCCGGTGACCAGCGCGGTGCGCCCGGTCATGTCGGTGTTCATCGCTGCTCGCTTTCCTGGTGGCTGCTCGTCCGGCGGGGCTGCCGGAGACACCTTCGCCATACCCCGTGCTGAGTCCGGTGCATCGCGCGGTCGTGCATCCGGCAGTGCCGGTTCCGCAACGAGCAGCGAGCCGGACCACCGCTTTGTTCCGCGATGTGTCCGGGCGCACGGCCCGCGGGTCGCTCAGCCGGGCTTCTGCCAGGTCAGCGAGTAGCGCCACAGCAGGTGCCTGCGGAACCGGCTGCCCGGCAGCAGGTGTTCGGCCGCCCGCCGCACCTGGCCCCAGCTCATGTCCGGGTCCCGCACCGGCATTCCCGGTGCGTCGCCGCAGCCGCCGTGGCGCCGCGCGCGCACTTGGTGAGCGGGCAGACCTGCGAGCGCGGCCGCCCAGTCCAGCGGGGTCCGGTTGCGCGCGAGGCCCACGATCACGAGCCGACCGCCGGGGGCGAGCAGCCGCACCATGCTGCCGACGGCCGCGGCGAACTCCATGTGGTGGATCGCCGCGACGCTGCTGATGAAGTCGTACCCGGCGGCTCTGGACTCGTCGTGGAACTCCAGGAAATCGGCTTCCACGAAGGAAAGCCCGGGGGAGTCGGCGCGCTCCCGCGCCGCGCCGATCATGCCCGGGTCGCGGTCGATCCCGGTGACCCGCTGCGCGCGTCCCGCCAGCTCGCGCGCGAGCCTGCCGTCACCGCAGCCGACGTCCAGCGCTTCCGCGCAGCCTTCGGGCACTTCGTCGAGCACCAGCGGGTAGTAGTGCACGTTGTGGTTCCACTGATCAACCGCCACGGGCCCAAGCTACCGAGCCGAATGTGACCGTGGTGTTGCCGAACGCACTCGTTCGCGCAAGGCGAATCCGAGTCTTCGCCCCGGAGCGAAAAGCGGGGGCACGCCCGGGCGCTGGGCGTGCCCCCGCCGAAACGCCGGGGACGCGAGGCGGCGGTGGGAAGGGAAACCGCCCGCGCCACCGGCGATGGATCAGCTCAACGCCGGACGCACGGCTTCGGTTGCGCTGACCACGTTCTGCAACGCCGTCTCCACCTCGGCGTAGCCGCGGGTCTTGAGCCCGCAGTCCGGGTTCACCCACAGCCGCTCGGCGGGCACCGCCGACAGCGCCGCCCGCAGCAGGTCGGAGACCTCGCCGGATTCCGGCACGCGCGGTGAGTGGATGTCGTAGACACCGGGCCCGACGCCGCGGCCGAACCCGACCTCGTTGAGGTCGTCCAGCACCTCCATCCGCGAACGGGCCGCTTCGATGCTGGTCACATCCGCGTCCAGGGCCACGATCGCGTTGATCACGTCACCGAACTCGGAGTAGCACAGGTGCGTGTGGATCTGGGTCGAATCCGAGATGCCGGAGGTGGCCAGCCGGAACGACTCCACCGCCCAGTCCAGGTACTCCTCGTGCTGCGCCGACCGCAGCGGCAGCAGCTCGCGCAACGCGGGCTCGTCGACCTGGATGGCCCGGATCCCGGC from Saccharopolyspora sp. SCSIO 74807 encodes:
- a CDS encoding molybdopterin-dependent oxidoreductase, translating into MTRAGREPVTAGHLGMWLAVTFGLCMITGLISHGIQHPPGWFHWPSRPVNLYRVTQGVHVISGIAAIPLLAAKLWSVAPKLFERPVVRSLPHLLERLSLLVLVTSASFELLTGLFNIAQNYPWNFYFPQVHFAVGWIAVGSLLLHAAVKIPVFRRALGEPREPAAQRGPGRLVSRRGFLGVTALSVGTAVTVTAGMTVPWLREVAVLGTRSRLGAQGLPVNRTAAAAGVLDSAQDTGWRLEVRGPRGVRTFSLPELESFTQFTAELPIACVEGWSQQAVWSGVRLADVLRAVGAPADAQVRVSSLEAAGPYSSSVVAPTHAADPLTLLALRLGGEPLHPDHGFPCRLIAPNRPGVMQTKWLRRVEVL
- a CDS encoding glycosyltransferase family 2 protein, which encodes MSSVNVILPCLDEAAALPGVLAAIPGDYRAIVVDNGSADGSPEVAADHGAQVLHETRRGYGAAVHTGLEAADAEIVCFLDADGSMDAAVLPELVERVRSGTADLSVGRRVPTTRGAWPWHAQAGNAVLAGLLRRRGLPVHDIGPVRCARRQELLDLGVQDRAFGYPLELLLRAQQAGWRVAELPIDYRPRTAGTRSKVTGSVKGTTRAVRDMARVMR
- a CDS encoding maleylpyruvate isomerase N-terminal domain-containing protein, with amino-acid sequence MILDALGQAWRGWAELGKSLPDARWDTPTRLDGWNVRHVYAHYADAPATLAAVIRSETASAAPSFPDAASLLRHLQQPGGIAETGADSIRDAAVRSTEDRSMGDLVEQFATVAPEVLADMRARDLSRNFDYGGHGTVQIGEALRLALMEAVVHYFDMAAALELDVPGPMAGAPVRDTVALLAGIADPVNFIDVATGRAGSPVFPVLR
- a CDS encoding SDR family NAD(P)-dependent oxidoreductase, which gives rise to MNTDMTGRTALVTGSTSGIGQAIATTFARAGAEVVVNGRSEQRVDDTVATIRAETGGTVRGIAADIGTAEGADSLISELPDVDVLVNNAGIFGAEPVFEISDAEWSRFFEVNVLSGVRLARHYTPRMVQRGWGRVIFISSESSIFIPTEMVHYGMTKTAQLSVARGMAQEVAGSGVTVNSVLPGPTLTPGVEEFIRSRIGSDVPFEEAERRFIAQERPSSLLGRLIRPEEVANLVLYAGSEAGSASSGAALRVDGGVAPSLA
- a CDS encoding bifunctional 2-polyprenyl-6-hydroxyphenol methylase/3-demethylubiquinol 3-O-methyltransferase UbiG — its product is MAVDQWNHNVHYYPLVLDEVPEGCAEALDVGCGDGRLARELAGRAQRVTGIDRDPGMIGAARERADSPGLSFVEADFLEFHDESRAAGYDFISSVAAIHHMEFAAAVGSMVRLLAPGGRLVIVGLARNRTPLDWAAALAGLPAHQVRARRHGGCGDAPGMPVRDPDMSWGQVRRAAEHLLPGSRFRRHLLWRYSLTWQKPG